The following are encoded in a window of Gossypium raimondii isolate GPD5lz chromosome 13, ASM2569854v1, whole genome shotgun sequence genomic DNA:
- the LOC105781796 gene encoding uncharacterized protein LOC105781796: protein MGRAAFTKTKILMLREAKRVERPLSKIAGADREINKKCKSNNDIKGSSSWVPHPKSGIYFPKGHEWVMDDVPDRAASFSSSYWVRSVDGVDKPESSVHDEHYSHANM, encoded by the exons ATGGGAAGAGCTGCTTTTACCAAAACCAAGATTTTGATGCTAAG GGAAGCAAAACGCGTTGAGCGACCATTGAGCAAAATTGCAGGCGCAGATCGAGAGATCAATAAGAAGTGCAAGAGTAACAACGATATAAAAGGTTCATCGAGTTGGGTTCCACATCCAAAGAGTGGGATATATTTCCCAAAAGGCCATGAATGGGTGATGGATGACGTTCCGGACCGGGCGGCTTCATTCAGTTCAAGTTACTGGGTTCGAAGCGTCGACGGTGTTGATAAACCAGAGTCTTCGGTTCATGATGAACACTATTCCCATGCAAATATGTGA
- the LOC128036032 gene encoding zinc finger BED domain-containing protein RICESLEEPER 2-like, with the protein MTSKMREKYNKYWGEGNKINMLVYLAVIFDPRCKMSFLDFGVNLLFPNVANDIMKMIDKDLHCLFNEYSSNAGRIELFEGRSSSSINLCSSMEIDQSEMKTGLAKQKYLKKKKQVGLESKSELDRYLGEDEEVNNSSSFDLLLWWKMNSPRFPILAQMARDILAIPISTVASESAFSTGGRVLDSFRSSLTPLMVEALVCTLDWLRKSNDAINLEDYFDELQTMEDDLSKIPEDQEDVSRLSTVFKHKKKLKRFYNGFEPMCYCY; encoded by the exons ATGACTTCCAAAATGAGAGAGAAATATAATAAGTATTGGGGTGAAGGAAACAAGATCAACATGCTAGTTTACTTGGCGGTCATATTTGATCCGCGatgtaaaatgagttttttggaCTTTGGGGTCAACTTGCTTTTTCCTAATGTTGCTAATGAcattatgaaaatgattgataAAGATTTGCATTGCTTGTTCAATGAGTATTCTTCTAATGCTGGGAGAATTGAATTGTTTGAAGGTAGATCTAGTTCTTCGATAAATCTTTGCAGTTCAATGGAAATAGATCAGTCAGAAATGAAAACGGGCTTGGCCAAACAAAAATACcttaagaagaagaaacaagttGGATTAGAAAGCAAATCTGAATTGGATAGATATTTGGGTGAGGATGAAGAAGTAAACAATTCAAGTTCATTTGATTTACTATTATGGTGGAAAATGAACAGTCCTAGATTCCCTATTCTTGCACAAATGGCTCGAGATATTCTTGCTATTCCTATCTCAACAGTTGCCTCGGAAAGTGCATTTAGCACGGGTGGACGTGTTCTCGATAGTTTTAGAAGTTCTCTAACTCCTCTCATGGTCGAAGCTTTGGTTTGCACACTAGATTGGCTTCGGAAATCTAATGATGCCATCAATCTTGAAGATTATTTTGATGAACTTCAAACAATGGAAGAtg ACTTATCCAAAATACCCGAAGATCAAGAAG ATGTTTCAAGATTATCAACGGTGTTCAAGCACAAGAAAAAACTTAAACGTTTCTATAATGGTTTTGAACCGATGTGTTATTGTTAttag